A genomic region of Caldicellulosiruptor acetigenus contains the following coding sequences:
- the aroC gene encoding chorismate synthase has protein sequence MRFLDAGETHGKALIAIVEGFPAHVKIDIENINHLLQLRQRGYGRGKRMEIEKDRVTILSGVRNSFTTGAPITLMIENRDYENWKSFMDAIQCDVDTKKVIVPRPGHADLAGCLKYEFDDARNVLERASARETAIRVAVGAVCEELLKMFGIKLYNHVIEIGRVRLTKSYSFDDTELFEQALSYSELFCIDKEAEMQMKQEIDIARQMGDSVGGVAEVICKNVPYGLGSHVHWDRKLDAQIAQAVMSIQSVKGVEIGLGFEAARRFGSEVHDEIYYDDKRGFYRKTNNAGGIEGGISNGMDIVVRAAFKPIPTLYKPLKSVDMKTFQPAEAAVERSDTCAVPAGSIVMRAAIAYVLANALIERLGGDSAKTMLEIFKRIYNKN, from the coding sequence ATGAGATTTTTAGACGCTGGTGAGACACATGGAAAAGCTTTAATAGCCATAGTAGAAGGATTTCCTGCACATGTAAAAATAGACATAGAAAATATAAACCATCTTTTACAACTACGCCAGAGAGGTTATGGCAGAGGGAAACGAATGGAAATAGAAAAGGACAGAGTGACAATTTTATCAGGAGTCAGAAACTCTTTTACCACAGGAGCCCCCATTACATTGATGATTGAAAATAGAGACTATGAAAACTGGAAAAGTTTTATGGATGCAATACAGTGTGATGTAGATACCAAAAAAGTGATAGTTCCACGGCCTGGTCATGCAGATTTGGCTGGCTGTTTAAAATATGAGTTTGATGATGCAAGAAATGTATTGGAAAGAGCCAGTGCAAGAGAAACTGCTATAAGGGTAGCAGTTGGAGCTGTTTGTGAAGAACTTTTAAAAATGTTTGGCATTAAACTTTACAACCATGTTATTGAGATTGGTAGGGTACGGCTTACAAAGTCATATTCATTTGATGACACAGAGCTTTTTGAACAGGCTTTATCTTATTCAGAGCTATTTTGTATTGACAAAGAAGCTGAAATGCAGATGAAGCAGGAGATTGATATAGCAAGACAAATGGGTGACAGCGTAGGCGGGGTTGCCGAGGTTATTTGCAAAAATGTTCCATATGGTCTTGGCAGCCATGTTCACTGGGACAGAAAACTTGATGCGCAGATTGCTCAGGCTGTGATGAGTATTCAGTCTGTCAAAGGTGTTGAAATTGGTTTAGGTTTTGAAGCGGCAAGGCGGTTTGGTTCTGAAGTTCATGATGAAATTTATTATGATGATAAGAGAGGTTTTTATCGAAAAACAAACAATGCAGGTGGTATAGAAGGCGGAATTTCAAACGGCATGGATATTGTTGTTCGGGCTGCTTTCAAGCCAATTCCAACGCTCTATAAGCCTCTCAAAAGTGTGGATATGAAAACTTTTCAACCTGCTGAGGCCGCAGTGGAAAGGTCTGACACATGTGCTGTGCCGGCAGGAAGTATTGTTATGAGAGCGGCAATTGCATATGTTCTGGCAAATGCTTTAATAGAAAGATTAGGAGGAGATTCTGCCAAGACTATGTTAGAGATTTTCAAAAGAATTTATAATAAAAATTAA
- a CDS encoding MBL fold metallo-hydrolase RNA specificity domain-containing protein has translation MKITFIGGAQSVTGSCYLFELEGKKFLVDCGMFQGGLTEELLNYESFPFNLSEIEFVILSHAHIDHSGRIPKLYKDGFRGVIYTTDATMDLCSIMLPDSAHIQESEIEWKNRKRKREGKELLLPLYTLEDAENVLKHFRGVKYGQKIQIDKNLSFVFKDAGHMLGSAIVELYIKENGKEYKLVFSGDLGNRNVPILKDPTIIDGCDYLFIESTYGNRLHVDVENKSKKLIDIISTTISNGGKVIIPSFAVGRTQEILYEIAKEISTDSEEAKIIRNVEIFVDSPLATSATAIYKKHIDYFDAEAAMFIKNGIYPLEPPNLRFIKSVDESKWLNEYDKSCIIISSSGMCEAGRIKHHLKHNLWNEKNTVLFVGYQAPNTLGRRLLDGQKKVKIFGEEVEVRAKIEYIEAYSGHADKSGLFSWIEQMSEKPKKIFVVHGEKEGQLEFAKELQNRFNTDVIVPARGEMYEITPEYVAQSERLFSELPSFINLSVLAQIEEIEYELDRLKEGIKNSAISPERLFALNSNLEELRYLLSLALNDY, from the coding sequence TTGAAGATAACATTTATAGGTGGAGCTCAGAGCGTGACAGGTTCATGCTACCTTTTTGAGCTTGAAGGCAAAAAATTTCTGGTAGATTGTGGTATGTTTCAAGGTGGTTTGACTGAAGAACTGCTCAACTATGAATCATTTCCTTTTAATCTGTCAGAAATTGAATTTGTCATTCTTTCTCACGCCCATATTGACCACAGCGGAAGAATTCCCAAACTCTATAAGGATGGCTTTAGAGGAGTAATTTACACAACAGATGCGACAATGGACCTGTGTAGTATTATGTTGCCAGACAGCGCTCATATTCAGGAAAGCGAGATTGAATGGAAGAATAGAAAAAGGAAAAGAGAAGGGAAAGAGCTACTGCTGCCGCTTTATACCTTAGAAGATGCAGAAAATGTTTTAAAACATTTCAGAGGCGTGAAATATGGTCAGAAAATTCAAATAGACAAAAATTTGAGTTTTGTTTTTAAAGATGCAGGACACATGCTTGGTTCAGCTATAGTTGAACTTTATATAAAAGAAAATGGTAAGGAGTACAAACTTGTTTTTTCTGGTGATTTGGGGAACAGAAATGTTCCTATTTTGAAGGACCCTACCATAATAGATGGTTGCGATTATCTGTTCATTGAAAGCACTTACGGTAATAGGCTTCATGTAGACGTTGAAAACAAATCTAAAAAACTTATAGATATAATTAGTACAACTATTTCAAATGGCGGAAAGGTTATAATTCCATCTTTTGCAGTTGGGAGAACACAGGAAATATTATATGAGATTGCAAAAGAAATTAGCACTGATTCTGAAGAGGCTAAAATTATAAGAAATGTAGAGATTTTTGTTGACAGCCCGCTTGCAACTTCTGCAACTGCCATTTACAAAAAACATATAGATTATTTTGATGCAGAGGCAGCTATGTTCATAAAAAATGGAATATATCCTCTTGAGCCTCCTAATTTGAGGTTTATAAAATCTGTTGATGAGTCCAAGTGGTTAAATGAGTATGATAAAAGCTGTATAATAATCTCTTCAAGTGGGATGTGTGAGGCAGGAAGGATAAAACATCATCTTAAACATAATTTGTGGAATGAGAAAAATACTGTGCTTTTTGTTGGATATCAGGCGCCAAACACGCTGGGAAGAAGGCTTTTGGATGGACAGAAGAAGGTAAAGATATTTGGTGAAGAGGTGGAAGTAAGAGCAAAGATAGAGTATATCGAGGCATATTCTGGTCATGCAGATAAAAGTGGGCTTTTTTCGTGGATTGAACAGATGAGCGAAAAACCAAAGAAGATTTTTGTGGTCCATGGCGAGAAGGAAGGTCAGCTCGAATTTGCTAAGGAGCTCCAAAACAGGTTTAACACTGATGTCATTGTCCCTGCGCGTGGCGAGATGTACGAAATTACACCTGAGTATGTTGCACAAAGTGAAAGGTTGTTCTCAGAACTTCCTTCATTTATCAATCTTTCAGTACTTGCTCAGATTGAGGAGATTGAATATGAACTGGATAGACTAAAAGAAGGTATAAAAAACTCTGCTATTTCTCCAGAAAGGTTATTTGCCCTCAATTCAAATTTAGAAGAGCTGAGGTACCTTCTCAGCCTTGCGTTGAACGATTACTAA